TTGTTTTTTCAAAAAAATAGAGAATCACTAAAATAAAAGATAGAAATTAAGTTATTTTATGTGTTAGAATAGAGATGCTGGAAACAGCAAATAAAAAAAGAAAGAGGTAAAAAAATGGTTAAAATTAAAAATGTTGCTGGAGTCTTGTTTTTTGGTTTATTAGCAGTAGCTGGTGGTCAAAAAGCATTTGCCGCTGAATTATTGACATCTAATACTGATTTGAATGGTTATGCTGCAACTGTAACTACTAAGGCAGATGGTACAAATGTATTGACAACAAGAAAAGGTGAGTATCTTTTAAATGAGAACGCGTCTTTGTATAGCTCAAAGATCATTACGATTACATTGAACAACACAAAACCAGTTAATATGGGTGCGATCAATGCTAAAAGAACGCTTGAATTCCGCGGAAATGGTGAGTTGAATGTTAAAACAAACGAAGAAGTAGGGATTAATGTCGGTGATCATTTAAAAGCATTTAAATTTACGAAATATGGTAAAGGACACATCACTGCAACTGCTGCTGGAACGGGTGTATTCGTTCATAACGAAATCCAAATGGACGGTGGAACTGTAGAAGGATTTGGTAAGAACTATGGTGTTTACAGTGAAAACGATATTAAACCTTATCATGATGCTGTGCTAAAAGGGACAGGTAGTGAGGGAACTGGTATTTACGCTTATCGTGACATTTATGCATGGAAAGGTGCAACTGTTGTAGGCGAAGGAAAAGTTTCTGGTGCTCGTTCGATTATTGCTCATATCCAAGCAGAAGGTGCGGGAAGTTCAATTACTGGTATTTCGACTGATATTAATAGTCAGTACTCAGCTTTACATGCAGATAAACAAATGCTACGAGCATATTCAGGTGCTGTCGTTCGTGAAGAATACAGAAAACCAACATTTGAAATTACTGATGATGTACCAGTATTTGTAACTGACTTTACAAGTGTTGCTCGTAATATGAGAGATATGAAAAACTACACGTGGGTTTCAGAACCTGACAATGTATTTTTAAATGAACAAGGTGGTTTATTAGGTGATTTATCTAAAGGGACGCCTAAAGAACTTAAAATCATTGGTTCACGTCAAGAAAGTAAACTACACAATAAAAATGAAGTAAGTCAGATTAAAACAAATGGTAAACATGAAGTGATTTTCTCTGAAACTCCAACTAAATTTACTTTACCAGTAACAACAAAACACTGGGTATTAGATTTTGATACAGACGAATTTAAACTTTATAATGAAACTGTTTACGATATTGAAATTGGAAATATTTTTGAAGTGAACAACTATCTTTATGATTTTGGTAAAACAGAATGGGATCTTTTGAAAATAGACCGCGAAGATTTTGAAGTTGTGAAAGACGGCAACGAATATGTTGTGAATTACTATTATGAAGCTGATATACGAAAATAATTCTTGCCCATCTTCGTATATAAAAATCAGTGATAAAGCTAGCTCTTTTTGATAGCTAGAAATAATGAGACGTTACAAAAATGAGCTGTATCAAAGGCTTTATCAACAAGTTGAATTTCAAGAATTAAATCAGTTAATAGGAAACCTAAAGGAAATCTCCTTCAGGTTTCCTATTTTTGTGTGCATTGAAATCAGTAAATAGGCATGAAGTTTTTTATCAATGATTTGTGAAAATCAGCAGCGGGGGAGTCAATCAAATATTCCCTATTCCACTTTTTTGTCGAAAAAAAAGCCTTAACTAAAAAAGTATACGTATTAGTTATGACCTTTATTTTATGCATATCCAACGCTATTAGTAATTCAACAAAAATAAAGGCAGTTTCTCTGATAGCATAAATAAGAGAGTGAGTATTTTCATTTTTTAGTCGGATTAATGTATACTATTTTTAATCAACTAAGAGGAGCCGTATTAAAATGGAAATAGATAATCTGTTATCCGTAACGACTAGGCAAGAATTACGAAACTGGTTAGAAGGCAACAGCACAACCGAAAAATATTGCTGGATCATCGTCAGTATCAAACCAGAACCCGATAAAATCCAATACCTAGATGCTGTAGAAGAAGCGCTTTGCTTTGGTTGGATCGACGGCATCAAAAAGAAAATATCTGAAACCCAAACTGCTCAACGTCTGTCACCTAGAGCGAAAAAAAGTCCTTGGACGGAATTAAACAAAGAACGCGTCCGTCGTCTAGAACGTCTAGGATTGATGACAGAACAAGGTAGAAAAGTTCTACCAGATATGACGGAAGATTCCTTTCAAATAGATGAAATCATAGAAAAAAGACTCAAAGAAAATGCAGATATCTATGAAATATTCCTGAATTTCCCTGAGCTATATCGCCGTATCCGCATCGACACGATCCAAAATTATAAACATCAGCCAGAATTATTTGAGAAACGTTTGGATAAATTTCTGGAAAATACAAAGGCTGAAAAAATGTATGGTGCTTGGCATGATGAAGGCCGATTGCTCGAATAATTAAAAAGTTGAGCTGAACAATAAAGTTCAGCTTTTTTACTTGCCTTGGAGTTCACTTCATGGTTTATGATAAACATAACGAATAGAAATGAGGGCAAGGTTATGACCAAAACATTGTATTTGATGAGACATGGAGAAACGTTATTCAATCAACAGAAAAAAATTCAAGGCTGGTGTGATTCTCCACTGACAGAAAAAGGCATCCGGCAAGCTCAAATTGCAGGAGACTATTTCAAGAATCGCAACATTATTTTTGACAGTGCGTATGCATCAACATCTGAGCGAGCAAGTGATACGTTAGAACAAGTAACGGATATGCCTTATAAAAGAGTAAAAGGCTTGAAAGAATGGAATTTTGGACGATTTGAATCAGAGAGTGAATCACTGAATCCGCCTTTACCGTATGGTGATTTTTTTGCTGGTTATGGTGGAGAAGAAGAAGGGCAATTTAGACAACGAGTATCTGAAACTGTGATGGACATCATGAAGGAAGCGGGAGAAACTGTTTTAGCTGTTTCTCATGGTGCATCTTGTCGACAATTTATGCGAAACTGGGCGCATACTAGTGAAGTGGATCAAAAAGACCGATTAGGAAATTGTTGTATTTTGAAATTTGAATTTGAGCATGATACATTTAAATTATTAGAAATCATCAATCACGATTATTCAAGTTTGGGATAAGTAAGCAAGGAGGAAATCAAGTTGAACAGTAAAGAAGCAGCAGAAATGTTTGGCTTAACGACTGATACAGTTCGTTATTATGAACGAGTAGGTGTTATTCCGCCAATCAAACGGGATAAAAACGGCTACCGTGTCTATACAACAAGAGACCTGAATTGGATTTATTTAGCAAAAAGTTTACGTAATGCAGGAGTCTCAATCGAGTCTTTGATCGAATTCGCTACACTTTCTCAACTCGGGGGAAATGTTGAGCAGGCACAAAAACAGATCTTGCAAGACCAACTCCAAGAGATCACTGGAAAATTAGAAGAAATGACTAAAACACGTGATTTACTTCAATACAAAATCGATACCTATGATGAGCATATCGCCAAGTTCAAATCAGGAGAAGTCACATCAGACAATGTTGAAGAGCTTTGGAAGGTAAATCACAAAAATTAAGAATAAACAGCTTGCTATGAAGCTGACTCCATAGTTTATAGTGAAGTTGTTAGGCACTCATAGAACCAAAAAGAGATGGAGGAAAGACAAATGCAAACAGTCAAATTGAACAATGGGATAGAAATCCCTATTTTAGGCTTCGGTACGTATCAAATCACAGACCCTAAAGAAGCTGAGCAAGCAGTGATTGATGCGATCAAAGTAGGTTACCGTCATATTGACACAGCTCAATCTTATATGAATGAAGAAGCAGTCGGTAGAGGAATTGCAGCTTCGGGTATTCCTCGCGAAGAACTGTTTATTACTACTAAAATTTGGGTAGAAAATGTTTCTTATGAAGGAGTCAAGGAATCTTTTGAACGGTCTCTGGACAGATTAGGTCTGAATTATGTTGATTTACTATTATTACATCAACCGTATAATGATGTTTATGGTGCATGGCGGGCGATGGAGGAACTACAAGAAGCTGGGAAAATTCGTGCAATCGGTGTTTCGAACTTTGCAGTAGATCGCGCAGTTGATTTAGCTGAGTTCAATAAAGTGGTGCCGCAAATCAATCAAATTGAGATCAACCCGTTCAATCAGCAAACAAAAAATATCGAAGCCTTAAAAGCAGAAGGAATCCAGCCTGAAGCGTGGGCGCCATTTGCAGAAGGCAAAAATGGGATTTTTACAAATGAAATCCTAACGACCATTGGCGATAAATATCATAAATCTGTAGCGCAAGTTATTGTTCGATGGTTGATTGAGCAAGAGATCGTTGTTCTAGCGAAGTCGGTAAAACCAGAGCGAATGGCTGAAAATATGGCTGTATTTGATTTTGAACTGTCAGAAGAAGACAAAGCAGCAATTGCTACATTGAATGAAGGGGAAAGCCAATTTT
This sequence is a window from Enterococcus sp. 7F3_DIV0205. Protein-coding genes within it:
- a CDS encoding carbohydrate-binding domain-containing protein — encoded protein: MVKIKNVAGVLFFGLLAVAGGQKAFAAELLTSNTDLNGYAATVTTKADGTNVLTTRKGEYLLNENASLYSSKIITITLNNTKPVNMGAINAKRTLEFRGNGELNVKTNEEVGINVGDHLKAFKFTKYGKGHITATAAGTGVFVHNEIQMDGGTVEGFGKNYGVYSENDIKPYHDAVLKGTGSEGTGIYAYRDIYAWKGATVVGEGKVSGARSIIAHIQAEGAGSSITGISTDINSQYSALHADKQMLRAYSGAVVREEYRKPTFEITDDVPVFVTDFTSVARNMRDMKNYTWVSEPDNVFLNEQGGLLGDLSKGTPKELKIIGSRQESKLHNKNEVSQIKTNGKHEVIFSETPTKFTLPVTTKHWVLDFDTDEFKLYNETVYDIEIGNIFEVNNYLYDFGKTEWDLLKIDREDFEVVKDGNEYVVNYYYEADIRK
- a CDS encoding aldo/keto reductase, with product MQTVKLNNGIEIPILGFGTYQITDPKEAEQAVIDAIKVGYRHIDTAQSYMNEEAVGRGIAASGIPREELFITTKIWVENVSYEGVKESFERSLDRLGLNYVDLLLLHQPYNDVYGAWRAMEELQEAGKIRAIGVSNFAVDRAVDLAEFNKVVPQINQIEINPFNQQTKNIEALKAEGIQPEAWAPFAEGKNGIFTNEILTTIGDKYHKSVAQVIVRWLIEQEIVVLAKSVKPERMAENMAVFDFELSEEDKAAIATLNEGESQFFSHADPAMIKWMAGRKMNV
- a CDS encoding YdeI/OmpD-associated family protein codes for the protein MEIDNLLSVTTRQELRNWLEGNSTTEKYCWIIVSIKPEPDKIQYLDAVEEALCFGWIDGIKKKISETQTAQRLSPRAKKSPWTELNKERVRRLERLGLMTEQGRKVLPDMTEDSFQIDEIIEKRLKENADIYEIFLNFPELYRRIRIDTIQNYKHQPELFEKRLDKFLENTKAEKMYGAWHDEGRLLE
- a CDS encoding histidine phosphatase family protein, translated to MTKTLYLMRHGETLFNQQKKIQGWCDSPLTEKGIRQAQIAGDYFKNRNIIFDSAYASTSERASDTLEQVTDMPYKRVKGLKEWNFGRFESESESLNPPLPYGDFFAGYGGEEEGQFRQRVSETVMDIMKEAGETVLAVSHGASCRQFMRNWAHTSEVDQKDRLGNCCILKFEFEHDTFKLLEIINHDYSSLG
- a CDS encoding MerR family transcriptional regulator encodes the protein MNSKEAAEMFGLTTDTVRYYERVGVIPPIKRDKNGYRVYTTRDLNWIYLAKSLRNAGVSIESLIEFATLSQLGGNVEQAQKQILQDQLQEITGKLEEMTKTRDLLQYKIDTYDEHIAKFKSGEVTSDNVEELWKVNHKN